A section of the Polynucleobacter sp. AP-Sving-400A-A2 genome encodes:
- the rlmH gene encoding 23S rRNA (pseudouridine(1915)-N(3))-methyltransferase RlmH, whose translation MRLTIVSVGHKMPEWVATATHDYIKRMPADCSIEIKEIKPDLNPAKEAIKIAAAIPKGSRVIALDERGKDQTTQNLATQLAGWRQEGFDITFLIGGADGLDPSLKENAQAMWRLSSLTLPHAMARVLLVEQLYRAWTILQGHPYHRE comes from the coding sequence ATGCGTTTAACGATTGTTTCTGTTGGTCACAAAATGCCAGAATGGGTTGCAACTGCAACCCATGATTACATTAAGCGTATGCCTGCAGATTGCAGTATTGAAATCAAAGAGATCAAACCTGATCTCAACCCAGCCAAAGAAGCTATCAAAATTGCAGCGGCTATTCCGAAAGGCTCGCGGGTGATTGCACTGGATGAGCGTGGCAAAGATCAAACTACACAAAATCTAGCTACCCAGTTGGCAGGCTGGCGGCAAGAAGGTTTTGATATTACTTTTTTGATTGGTGGTGCTGATGGGCTCGATCCCAGTCTTAAGGAAAATGCTCAAGCGATGTGGCGCCTCTCAAGTTTGACCCTGCCACATGCCATGGCAAGAGTGTTATTAGTTGAGCAACTCTATCGAGCTTGGACTATTTTGCAAGGCCACCCCTATCACCGCGAGTAA
- a CDS encoding nucleoside triphosphate pyrophosphatase, whose protein sequence is MFSYIYLASQSPRRQELLKQIGVKFEMLIAGPGEDTETLEAPLPDEKARTYVERVTFAKSTIALARWQNSGKPWAPILCADTTVSLPSNPDGEILGKPNGASDAARILKMLSGQTHEVLTAVVLIIDPETNPLCLIQVSEVEFAHLTEAQIDSYIQSGEPFGKAGAYGIQGLGGAFIPSIKGSYSGIMGLPIFEVNQLLDFAKVARI, encoded by the coding sequence ATGTTTTCTTATATTTATCTTGCTTCACAAAGTCCTCGACGCCAAGAACTGCTTAAGCAAATTGGCGTCAAATTTGAGATGCTGATTGCAGGGCCGGGTGAAGATACCGAAACACTTGAAGCGCCACTTCCCGATGAAAAGGCGCGTACTTATGTTGAGCGAGTTACCTTTGCCAAAAGTACCATTGCCCTAGCCAGATGGCAAAACAGCGGTAAACCTTGGGCACCTATCTTGTGTGCAGATACTACCGTCAGCCTACCTAGCAATCCAGATGGAGAAATTCTTGGGAAACCTAATGGCGCTTCTGATGCTGCGCGCATTCTAAAAATGCTGAGCGGTCAAACGCATGAGGTTTTAACTGCAGTGGTACTCATAATTGATCCCGAAACAAATCCCTTGTGCTTAATACAAGTATCTGAGGTGGAGTTTGCTCACTTAACTGAAGCTCAAATTGATAGCTATATTCAGAGTGGCGAGCCTTTTGGTAAGGCTGGTGCATATGGAATTCAAGGTCTTGGTGGGGCTTTTATTCCCTCAATTAAAGGCAGCTATAGCGGTATCATGGGATTACCCATCTTCGAAGTTAACCAATTATTAGATTTCGCTAAAGTCGCCCGCATATGA
- the hemF gene encoding oxygen-dependent coproporphyrinogen oxidase, with the protein MNIAELEAYFLGLQDRITTAMSALDGKAFVVDAWEKPEDSKLRGYGRTCTLDGGNILEKGGVGFSHVRGDQMPPSASHHRPEVAGRSFEAMGVSLVFHPNNPKAPTTHMNVRCFIAQAPDKEPVWWFGGGFDLTPYYGVDEDCKHFHQTAKDALDPFGAELHPRFKKWCDEYFYLKHREEPRGIGGVFFDDFNELGFEQSFAMTRAVGDAFIDAYLPIVKRRYQDSFTPEEKAFQEYRRGRYVEYNLLFDRGTIFGLHSGGRTESILMSMPPVVQWWYNWQPKPDTPEAKLYDYYLKPRDWLA; encoded by the coding sequence ATTAATATTGCAGAATTAGAAGCTTACTTTTTAGGCCTGCAAGATCGCATCACTACTGCAATGAGTGCACTCGACGGTAAAGCCTTTGTAGTTGATGCCTGGGAGAAACCAGAAGATAGCAAGCTGCGGGGTTATGGGCGTACTTGTACTTTAGATGGCGGCAATATATTAGAAAAAGGTGGTGTGGGTTTTTCTCACGTTCGCGGTGATCAAATGCCCCCTTCAGCTTCACACCATCGCCCAGAAGTCGCCGGACGTAGCTTTGAGGCCATGGGCGTTTCCTTGGTGTTTCACCCAAATAACCCTAAGGCGCCAACTACCCATATGAATGTGCGCTGCTTTATCGCGCAAGCTCCCGATAAAGAGCCAGTTTGGTGGTTTGGGGGCGGTTTTGATCTTACCCCCTACTATGGCGTTGATGAGGACTGCAAACACTTCCATCAAACTGCGAAAGATGCCTTAGATCCATTTGGTGCGGAGCTTCATCCACGATTCAAGAAATGGTGTGATGAATATTTTTATCTCAAGCATCGTGAAGAGCCTCGCGGTATTGGTGGTGTGTTCTTTGACGACTTCAATGAGCTGGGTTTTGAGCAAAGCTTTGCCATGACGCGTGCTGTTGGTGATGCCTTTATTGATGCTTACTTACCGATTGTGAAGCGTCGTTATCAAGACAGCTTTACTCCCGAAGAAAAAGCGTTCCAAGAATACCGTCGTGGTCGTTATGTGGAGTACAACTTGTTATTCGACCGAGGCACCATTTTTGGCCTGCACTCTGGTGGACGCACAGAATCTATTTTGATGTCTATGCCACCCGTAGTGCAGTGGTGGTACAACTGGCAACCAAAGCCAGATACGCCAGAGGCAAAGCTGTACGACTACTACCTTAAGCCGCGCGACTGGCTTGCCTAA
- the purD gene encoding phosphoribosylamine--glycine ligase: MKILLIGSGGREHALAWKLAQSPQVQTVYVAPGNGGTATAKQTAAGIQNLPISDLQELADFAKREKIHLTVVGPEAPLAAGIVDVFRNNGLRIFGPTQLAAQLESSKDFSKAFMKRHGIPTAEYQTFSNALKAHAYIDAKGAPIVIKADGLAAGKGVVVAMDLVEAHGAVDMMLADNKLGNAGARVVIEEFLTGEEASFIVLVDGKHVLALATSQDHKRLLDADQGPNTGGMGAYSPAPVVTPEIHARALREVIMPTVKGMEADGIPYTGFLYAGLMISPDGKIKTLEFNCRMGDPETQPIMARLRSDLVNALDHAVDGRLNEVDLEWDRRTALGVVLAAHNYPDTPRNDDVITGIPTDTEDQLTFHAGTKLQDGKLVTSGGRVMCVVGLSDTVRGAQQKAYEAIAQIQFDGMQYRKDIGYRAVK; the protein is encoded by the coding sequence ATGAAAATTCTTTTAATTGGTTCTGGTGGTCGCGAACATGCATTGGCATGGAAGCTAGCGCAATCTCCACAAGTTCAAACTGTATATGTGGCGCCGGGTAATGGTGGCACAGCCACTGCAAAACAAACAGCGGCTGGCATTCAAAACCTTCCGATCTCCGACCTTCAAGAATTAGCAGACTTTGCCAAACGTGAAAAAATTCACCTCACCGTAGTTGGCCCTGAAGCACCGTTAGCTGCAGGTATCGTGGATGTATTTCGCAACAATGGCTTGCGCATCTTTGGACCTACTCAGTTAGCAGCCCAATTAGAGTCCTCCAAAGATTTCTCTAAAGCGTTTATGAAACGTCATGGCATCCCAACAGCGGAGTATCAGACTTTTTCAAATGCATTAAAAGCACATGCTTACATTGATGCCAAAGGCGCACCGATCGTGATTAAGGCTGATGGTTTAGCTGCTGGCAAAGGTGTCGTTGTGGCAATGGACCTGGTAGAAGCCCATGGGGCTGTCGATATGATGCTGGCCGATAACAAACTCGGAAACGCTGGCGCACGTGTTGTCATTGAAGAATTTTTGACTGGTGAAGAAGCCAGCTTTATCGTTCTCGTAGATGGTAAACATGTTTTAGCTTTAGCAACTAGTCAAGATCACAAGCGTTTGCTCGATGCTGATCAAGGCCCTAATACCGGTGGCATGGGTGCCTACTCCCCTGCTCCAGTAGTGACCCCAGAAATTCATGCGCGGGCATTGCGCGAGGTCATCATGCCTACAGTGAAAGGCATGGAAGCGGATGGCATTCCATACACTGGCTTCCTGTATGCGGGGCTCATGATTTCTCCCGACGGCAAGATCAAGACTTTAGAATTTAACTGCCGCATGGGCGACCCAGAAACACAGCCCATCATGGCACGCCTTCGTAGTGATCTCGTCAATGCGCTAGATCATGCTGTTGACGGCAGACTCAATGAAGTCGATCTAGAGTGGGATCGTCGCACCGCACTAGGCGTAGTACTGGCAGCTCACAACTATCCTGATACGCCGCGCAATGACGATGTGATTACAGGCATCCCTACTGATACTGAAGATCAATTGACTTTTCATGCTGGTACTAAGTTACAAGATGGCAAGCTTGTTACCTCTGGTGGTCGTGTCATGTGCGTTGTAGGTCTATCTGATACTGTTCGCGGTGCGCAACAAAAAGCATATGAAGCGATTGCTCAGATCCAATTCGATGGCATGCAATATCGCAAAGATATTGGCTATCGGGCAGTGAAATAA
- a CDS encoding YebC/PmpR family DNA-binding transcriptional regulator: protein MAGHSKWANIQHRKGRQDEKRGKIWTKLIKEITVAAKLGGGDVATNPRLRLAIDKAKDANMPNDNVQRAIQRGTGSLEGVNYEEIRYEGYGHNGAAIIVDCLTDNRTRTVAEVRHAFAKNGGNMGAEGSVAFMFKHCGQMLFAPGTNEDQLMEIALDAGAEDVITHDDGSFEVLTPVPEFSKIQDALNQVGLKAELATVTMRPETETELEGDQAESMQKLLDALENLDDVQEVFTNASL, encoded by the coding sequence ATGGCCGGCCATTCGAAATGGGCCAACATTCAGCACCGCAAAGGACGTCAAGACGAAAAGCGCGGCAAGATTTGGACCAAACTCATTAAAGAAATCACGGTTGCGGCTAAATTGGGCGGCGGCGATGTTGCCACGAATCCCCGTTTACGCCTTGCGATCGATAAGGCTAAAGATGCCAATATGCCCAATGACAATGTGCAGCGGGCAATTCAGCGCGGTACAGGTTCTTTGGAAGGCGTTAACTACGAAGAAATTCGTTACGAAGGTTACGGTCACAATGGTGCGGCCATCATTGTCGATTGCTTAACGGATAACCGCACTCGTACTGTTGCCGAAGTACGTCATGCATTCGCAAAAAATGGTGGCAATATGGGTGCAGAAGGTTCGGTTGCCTTTATGTTCAAACACTGTGGTCAGATGTTGTTTGCCCCAGGTACCAATGAAGATCAACTCATGGAGATCGCGCTAGATGCTGGCGCAGAAGATGTCATCACTCATGATGATGGTTCATTTGAGGTACTTACCCCAGTACCTGAATTTTCTAAGATACAGGACGCGCTTAATCAAGTAGGCTTAAAAGCAGAGCTAGCAACAGTGACGATGCGCCCCGAAACTGAAACTGAACTCGAAGGTGATCAAGCGGAGAGTATGCAAAAACTATTAGACGCGCTTGAGAACTTGGATGATGTTCAAGAAGTATTCACGAATGCCTCTCTGTAA
- the nadD gene encoding nicotinate (nicotinamide) nucleotide adenylyltransferase yields MMSVDLDTPKKIGILGGTFDPPHLGHLKLAMHFAKLLHLDTLLLIPSGEPWQKSSGITPAEIRLELTEAASIDLARAFLYLKIPTQIGVDRIEIDRAGPSYAIDTAKALRERFGPQVNLTWLMGADSLIDLPFWKSWDQLLDVVNFAVASRPHHELDTQISPEIKALLEKHQCIDANALEKSLFGRIYLDNSLAVEISSTKLRNQLKSASRSDIAEHIPSHALEIITNLGLYK; encoded by the coding sequence ATGATGTCAGTAGATTTGGATACTCCAAAAAAAATTGGCATTCTGGGCGGCACTTTTGACCCGCCACATCTTGGTCACCTTAAACTGGCCATGCATTTTGCAAAACTTCTGCACCTGGACACTCTGCTCCTAATCCCTAGTGGCGAGCCCTGGCAAAAAAGCTCTGGCATCACACCTGCTGAAATTCGTCTTGAACTCACTGAAGCAGCAAGCATTGATTTAGCTAGAGCATTTCTGTATCTAAAAATACCGACTCAAATTGGAGTGGATCGTATTGAAATTGATCGGGCAGGCCCGAGCTATGCAATCGATACAGCCAAAGCCCTAAGAGAGCGTTTTGGGCCTCAAGTCAACTTAACTTGGTTAATGGGGGCTGACTCTCTTATCGATCTCCCCTTTTGGAAGTCCTGGGATCAATTACTAGACGTCGTGAATTTCGCAGTGGCCAGCAGACCTCATCATGAACTTGATACCCAAATCAGCCCTGAAATAAAGGCTTTATTAGAAAAGCATCAATGTATTGATGCAAACGCTCTTGAAAAAAGCCTGTTTGGCCGCATCTACTTAGATAACAGTCTTGCAGTAGAGATTTCATCTACAAAGCTTCGGAATCAGCTGAAAAGCGCTTCTCGCAGTGATATTGCCGAGCACATTCCGTCTCATGCTTTAGAAATCATTACAAATTTAGGTCTGTACAAGTAA